gcactagaatcagaatcagaatcagaaactttattgtcattgtcatgagaacaacgaaattaagaatggtccccaatcattgcatcatccctagcaatatcaaaatataaataaaacaataaaattcaataaataaaatagatagaatacttaaaatactaataagatataacagtaaaacattcacatacattcccacacacatgcttcagaccgtgcatagattaacacaagagtggcgtgatggactcttgtccggcttcctgaaatagggccctgatctgaaccccattgagaacctgtggtccatcatcaaatgtgagatttacaaggagggaaaacagtacacctctctgaacagtgtctgggaggctgtggttgctgttgcacgcaatgttgatggtgaacagatcaaaacactgacagaatccatggatggcaggcttttgagtgtccttgcaaagaaaggtggctatattggtcgctggtttgtttttgttttgtttttgaatgtcagagatgtatatttgtgaatgtggagatgttatactggtgtcactggtaaaaataaataattgaaatgggtatatatttgttttttgttaagttgcctaataattatgcacagtaatagtcacctgcacacacagatatccccctaaaatagctaaaactaaaaacaaactaaaaactacctccaaaaacattcagctttgatattaatgagttttttgggttcactgagaacatggttgttgttcaataataaaattattcctcaaaaatacaacaataattctgcactccctgtgtgtgtgtgtgtgtgtgtgtgtgtgtgtgtgtgtgtgtgtgtgtgtgtgtgtgtgtgtgtgtgtgtgtgtatacatatatagttgttttttttaaaattgtatttcacAGGACTGAACCTGTGCTAAAAGAAAACTATTAAAATTCTCTTTAAGTGTAAGCAtacattctttgtgtttattccccATTGACTTCATTATATTGCATAAATGTCTGTTACaagcttaaatataaagttgaaaaaGTGTAATTACAGCTATCAATCAAGTAATTGCGATTAATCACgattaattacagaaaattgtgagattaattagttaatttttttaatctattgacagcactaataaaaaaaatgaatgtagcTTCTGGAAACTCTGGAAAGTCAAGCTAAATCTGAAGAGCCATAAACCTGATCACCAGTAGCAGGCGTCTCCTCTGCTTGCCAAAAGAAGTTTGATTAGATTGTGTAGAAGTGGAAAAAGGGCCATTTAGCTCACTCGGTAAACAATTTCCTGATAAATTCAAAGGCTCAGTCACATGTTTGAagtctttattttaaacaacaagactttcattttgtaaattacagCCCCTACTTACTGCTTTAGGGTGTGTCTCAGTCATCGCGTGATTGACAGTCGTTACCGTTTCAGACGTCattgttcttttgtttctcaATCAGATCCACCCATCGTTCATTTCATCCAGTTTCTAAACAATCAGGAATCAACACTAAAAATGCTTTCACAATGGGTTTTCATTAATCAATCGCTGATATCAAattgtccatcttttatgtataGACTGTGGTTATACAGAATTGAATTCTATACAAACAACAGTTATTAAATGACATCTGATTATCAATACCCATAGTTTCCTGTGTGGAAGACCAGCCAAACTCTGAAGTGGGAAGGAGTATGGAGAGAGCTTGGCTGTCTGGCCCGCACTGCCTCTTTTCCTATACGGGAGGAGAGCGGCCATTCTCTGAAGTCCTCACTCTCGGtatttctctgtttgttttttgtttttaaattaaaatttatttgttttacagtgAGGTTACAGTGAAGTTAAATGCTTATTTTGAAAAGTAGAAAAAGCCTGAATTTTCTCAAAGGCTCCATGGAAATAAACCTGCAAATATGATGTTTTGAATTGCAGCATGGTATGGTGATTGACACCAGAAACTCCTCCATCCTTCCCAGGAAGGGTGGTCTGTTGAAGATCCATCAGGTTTGTTGTTCACCACTAAATTAGATCTATTTTAAATGCTATGTAGAAAGTTAGTGACTATTATCATACACAAGCTTGACattttgtttggtggttgtgTAGGAACTTGCTGGTTACACTGGGGGAGATGCCAGTTTCTTAAAGGAAGACTTTGAGATCCAGCTCAACAAAACACTCTTCTGGGACTCAGTGagatttttcattttacatttcagtCAGTTGCCACAAAATCTTCCCTAAAATTAGCCTGTTAAAAAGGCTGTTGTGCTGATTAGATAGCTTTACTAGCCAATTCATTTACTATATATGATTAATGATTATTGATGTCCAATAATAAAGTAATGGAAAAAATGGCCTGTTAACGGCTGGCCTCTTTTTGCTGATTCAGCTTGACTAAACACTGAATTTTTCCCTCAGGTCCTTTCTGCCTCATTGTGGGGTGGTTTGCTTCTACCCATTGGTGATAAGCCGACAAGTATAGCAGACAGGTAAAAACTCACAGCACACTGGCATTACTAACCAGAGGTTTGATGGTCCTAGAGCTTTGTAAATTAGGCTGTTGAAAGTGATGTTGCTGTCCAACATCTATAATGGTTAgcatttaaatctttaaaagacCACTTTTTATAATGGGAAACTTGGGTGGTGTCTGTAGTTACAAATaggatctttttctactaaTTCAAAGCAGATTTATCTGCCTCCCTTAATGACTGTCTGACTCTGGTGTGGCTCAAAAATTTAAACTGTCTAGTCTTATCCCTAAAACCATCCATCAAtcgttttcttccacttatccagttcagggttgtgGGTGGGCTGGAGTCTGTTCCAATTGCTTTAGCAAAAGACATATaaagttcagtttaatttaaatttgttgtgtgttttgtactTTGTTGATATTCTAGGTTCTATCTTGGTGGCCCCACCAGTATCAGGGGTTTCAGTATGTACAGTATGGGCCCACAGAGTGAAGGTGAGGCATTATCTCAGATAAGCTGCTTGGTAACCAGAATGAAGTTTGATGATTAATTGAAAGGTTATGTACTGGCTTTACTGGTATGGCAGGTGACTACCTGGGGGGAGAAGCCTACTGGGCTGGAGGCCTCCACCTCTACACCCCTCTACCCTTCAGACCAGGCATGGGAGGCTTTGGTGACCTCTTCCGAACCCACTTCTTCCTCAATGCCGGGAACCTTTGTAACCTCAACTATGGTGAGCTTTTAAAACAGATGAGCACTATGTGTAATTCTTCTGACAACGTagtgttttattctattgtatataatATCTTATTCTTATTATCCTATCCTGttccattgtttttcttaatttttgctactgtaactttgcactgtccactttctgcaacaaatttcccacgtgtgggactaataaaggtttatcttatcttatctctctcTTATGCTTATTTTTTACCAAGACCGGATTAGGATTTTATGTTGTTAGGACAAGTATTGCTCAGATTATGAATACATGCATTTGCCTATATGGTTGGGTTCATATGTACATTTTTGTTCAGGTGAGGGGCCACAAGCGCATTTGAAGAAACTGGCTGAATGTATACGTTGGTCATATGGACTGGGCATTGTGCTGCGCTTGGGGAACATTGCCAGGCTTGAGCTGAATTACTGCATTCCCATGGGAGTCCAAAGTGGAGACAGGTAATGCTAATTTTATCAGCTAGTCTAAGCTAAGCTGATTGGGACTTATTTACGGTTTCTGTAAAGAAATATTAGGCCAATAGAATCACTGTAAATAGatgatgaatgatgaattttagTCTGAAAAGAACAACACATTCTAACTGACCGCAATCAAATTAAGTATAGTGGTGGTTTCTTTAACGTCACTAATTAATTTACTGTACATTACAGATCTGTTTAAATGTGACACTAAAGAACTTATTACTCTAAGTTTGACAAGTGTGAAACTGTGTCTGAACATTGCTATGGGAAAATTAAGAAAtggattacttaaaaaaaatctgtattacATTGCAGTTGTAATGATGTGCAACAGAAATAAGCTAATAATTGTCTTTCAATTACATTTCAATGATTCTTTATTGTCTTTGCAGGATATGTGACGGGGTCCAGTTTGGAGCGGGAATCAGATTCTTATAAAACTGCATTTCTTTCCTGCCAGATAATTGCTTGTACATAATTGTTGCAACCAGTTTAGTTCAATAAAACTATTTGCACTGACTTTCTGTTGTGATCTGTGTTTTCTTATCATTACATTAGTGAGAAATGAAACAACTGGTCAACAGACCTGACCTTGAGTATGCCACAAAACTAGCTACGGATGGACAAAGAAAGCTCTATGAATCTAGGTCTTTATTTCCAAAGACTAAATTAAGACCTGTAACTTTGCCTTGTGGGCATATACAAATACATGCTACAAACCGATGGGCATTCAGCCTTAAACCACTGCCTCCTTCCTTTTGTGCAACTAGAATTTTTGTGTGGCTgattagaaatatatattttttaaaagaaacataaacGTGTTTACACTGCCTATACAAGcagtgtaaaacaaaaaaaatatgtatatataaggGGCATTATACCAATAAAAATAGTATTACTTTACCCGTACTTATTAGTTAATGTATTATCTGTTTACGCTTAGTTTAGGGCCACAGACCACACAACTTCTTGACATGAGTAGTTTAACTGCGCATCGATTTGGCGCACACTCGTGTCACGTGCCTGCTGACGCTATGCGATTGGCCAAACCCGCGCATGCGCTGCACTCGGTATTCCGTAGCTTTTTTTAGCCAGCACGCCAGAGAGTAGCGCGAAGAAGACAGGCAGTAGGGGTATTCATTCAGGGGCTTCTTGAAATTTCATCTTTCCGTCCCGTTTCCCGACAAGGTAGCTCTCCACATTACGGCGTTGTTTGTTTCGCAGTCGTCCGGCGCGGAGCAAAAGCAACCTGCGACGGGTTTTACTTTGTGGATTTTTCAGAGGTCTTATCTGTGAGTAGCAGTCGCTTGAAATCACGCTGATGGCGGTCACAATTGAGGATCTCTATCGTAGCTACGGGATCCTTGCTGATGCCAAGGACAACCTCAGTCAGGTAAATAAACATCACCTTGTACGttttaaactgaacattttcatGTTGCCTTGCAGCAGTGTATTCTTTTACTTTCAACGTTGATAACTTTTCTGGTTTACAtaacatttgtttgtgtgtgctaaGCTAACTGCAGCTAGTTATAGTAATGACCGGGCTAATGTTAATAGCTTCGCCGTGGCGATCCATAAGCCAAACCAAGTTTACTACTACATTCATTATTTTCAAGATGAAGTTTTAAACTTGTCCACTcgcaaaacactttttcacttAGGCCACAAATAGGAAGCGGCGATAGTTTTATTCAAATTTCACCGCGATCTATCTCATTTAGGATGTTATCCTATACGTGGACATTCTGGTCATATACAGAAACCATGATAAAGCTCAGGTTTTAGAAATTAAAAAGCTAAATGAAagcgttattaaacattttgacATCTTAAAAAATATGTTGGATATATCTGGGGTGCATATGTTTATTGTGACTGAGCTAGATTTTTTTACAAAgtgatttcattttaataacTATTCATATAATAAGCTGAAAAGATTAAGTGaggtaaacttaaaaaaataagcaaacccattttgcaaataaactgaaaactacAGAACTGTAATcactttttgtgattttttttttttcccagaccCATCATTAGATTGACTTTTGAAAATCAGTTAACCGATTTTTGTTGGTAGAACAACAAAGAAAGTGACTAGTATGCTGTGCTCCTTCAACGTGTAtgccatttttatttctttatttcttaccTTTTAGTTTTTCTCGAATCCCCATGTCCCCAGAGTTTAACTCGATCTATACTTAACCTTGGGGTATATTTATTGTCCCAAGTAACGACTGCCATGTCCCATCATTCTGCAGCACAAAGATGCCTACCAGGTAATAGTGGATGGTGTGAAGGGTGGCCCCAAGGAgaagcgtctggcagcacagtTTATTCCCAAGTTCTTCAGCAGCTTTCCTGAACTTGCAGATGCAGCTATTAATGCCCAACTAGATCTCTGTGAAGATGAGGATGTTTCGGTGAGTATTAACTAACATATGTAGCCATGAATCTAAATACCTCCAACAGTAGCTACAAATTTTGATTTGCCTGTTTCCAGATTGATATTGGGGATCTTTCAGGGACTGAATGTGTTCCcgatattcatttttattttatttatttatttttctgtgtacTTTTCATTGACCAGATCCGACGTCAGGCCATCAAAGAGCTCCCGCGCTTTGCAACTGGTGACAACATCCCCAGAGTTGCAGATATTCTCACTCAGCTTCTTCAGACAGGTAACAATTTTTCAGATTTCACAAAGCTACTCAGACCCCACCAGTATTGTTTATCTCTGCTAATGTTTATTGACGTTTTTGTGCTTTCAGATGATACGGCTGAGTTTAACCAAGTGAATGCAGCACTTATTTCTATCTTCAAAATGGATGCCAGGGGTGAGTTTCTCTTTCCCCTGGGGGAAAACTGAAATGCAGCTAGGCctgttttaattattaaaatggaCGTTGTTCACCTTGCcagctttttttctgcttataaCCCTGGGTTATTGGAGTGCAAACATTTACCTGAGaatatatttacttatttacttgtGCGTAATATCATGCTGTAACACATGTATTAAATGTTTATTCAGAAAGGACACTCCATATATatcacaacattttttttttt
This Astatotilapia calliptera chromosome 7, fAstCal1.2, whole genome shotgun sequence DNA region includes the following protein-coding sequences:
- the samm50 gene encoding sorting and assembly machinery component 50 homolog A isoform X1 yields the protein MGTVHARSLDPLPMHGPELGVQADDIDAPEMDQEPKQEVLENKDVVVQQVHIDGLGRTKEDLLTYEISDVFQAKNLIDVMRKSHEARQKLLRLGIFRKVEVVIDTSRGEDALPNGLDVTFEVTELRRMTGSYNTMVGNNEGSMVLGLKLPNVLGRAEKLTFQFSYGTKETSYGLSFFKPQPGNFERNITLNVYKVTGQFPWSSLRETDRGISAELSFPVWKTSQTLKWEGVWRELGCLARTASFPIREESGHSLKSSLSHGMVIDTRNSSILPRKGGLLKIHQELAGYTGGDASFLKEDFEIQLNKTLFWDSVLSASLWGGLLLPIGDKPTSIADRFYLGGPTSIRGFSMYSMGPQSEGMAGDYLGGEAYWAGGLHLYTPLPFRPGMGGFGDLFRTHFFLNAGNLCNLNYGEGPQAHLKKLAECIRWSYGLGIVLRLGNIARLELNYCIPMGVQSGDRICDGVQFGAGIRFL
- the samm50 gene encoding sorting and assembly machinery component 50 homolog A isoform X2, which produces MGTVHARSLDPLPMHGPELGVQADDIDAPEMDQEPKQEVLENKDVVVQQVHIDGLGRTKEDLLTYEISDVFQAKNLIDVMRKSHEARQKLLRLGIFRKVEVVIDTSRGEDALPNGLDVTFEVTELRRMTGSYNTMVGNNEGSMVLGLKLPNVLGRAEKLTFQFSYGTKETSYGLSFFKPQPGNFERNITLNVYKVTGQFPWSSLRETDRGISAELSFPVWKTSQTLKWEGVWRELGCLARTASFPIREESGHSLKSSLSHGMVIDTRNSSILPRKGGLLKIHQELAGYTGGDASFLKEDFEIQLNKTLFWDSVLSASLWGGLLLPIGDKPTSIADRFYLGGPTSIRGFSMYSMGPQSEGDYLGGEAYWAGGLHLYTPLPFRPGMGGFGDLFRTHFFLNAGNLCNLNYGEGPQAHLKKLAECIRWSYGLGIVLRLGNIARLELNYCIPMGVQSGDRICDGVQFGAGIRFL